Proteins from a single region of Sphingomonas morindae:
- a CDS encoding DNA -binding domain-containing protein: MGHGTPQLLDDPPASDELTGYDREHMILYLRLLDASRDGADWREAVEILFGLDPAQEPQRCRHMHDTHLARARWMTEHGYRHLVREGQRVS; encoded by the coding sequence ATGGGACATGGGACCCCGCAGCTTCTCGACGATCCGCCGGCCAGCGACGAGCTGACCGGTTACGATCGCGAGCACATGATCCTCTACCTGCGCCTGCTCGACGCCTCGCGCGACGGCGCCGACTGGCGCGAGGCCGTGGAGATCCTGTTCGGGCTCGATCCCGCCCAGGAGCCGCAGCGCTGCCGGCATATGCACGACACCCATCTCGCCCGTGCGCGCTGGATGACCGAGCACGGCTATCGCCACCTCGTCCGCGAGGGCCAGCGCGTATCGTGA